One genomic window of Microbacterium testaceum StLB037 includes the following:
- the mfd gene encoding transcription-repair coupling factor, protein MTVPGIVRALEQAESYREAASAASVDLSLSLVDGLDAPVIAGLVERRRAAGDPGAVLVIAPTGRRAESLGPALDAVLPGAQVLHFPAWETLPHERLSPSPETVGRRLDVLRRIAAWNGEAPLVVTASVRSALQPLAPGLGDVAPVELTVGGRGHELEAVTTRLVELAYHRVDMVSRRGEFAVRGGILDVFPPVADHPYRVEFFGDEVDQIRAFSVADQRSLPGEVTTVTLVPSRELLLTPAVRARAAALRDAYPGLRQLLEKMAEGIPAEGMESLIPVLIDDLTTLVDYLPGGSAVALVDPERSLARATTLGDTNREFLEAAWSAATAGADTPVDLDSGDFVTLDDLHERASGRGGVWWQFSAFDSGAADAEDEGLTVGDDSAHRIKADAVPSFQGNVEGATAHVGELLADGWAVIVTASGPGMVDRARDVLAERGIAARRVDDVLTPPEPGVAHVVCAPLERGFELTEARFAVITETEFYGRSVSGDNRGVKKLASRRRNVVDPLQLKPGDVVVHATHGIGKFLELTQREVSSGGRNAVKTTKEYLVLEYAPAKRGYPGDKLFVPTDQLDLLSKYVGGEAPTLSKMGGSDWAAAKGRARKAVRDIAVELVKLYSARMASKGYAFGPDTPWQRELEEAFPFAETQDQLQTIDEIKADMEKPIPMDRLLSGDVGFGKTEVAVRAAFKAIQDGKQVAMLVPTTLLVKQHLETFAERFAGFPVTVRPLSRFQTDKEAKATLAGLTDGTVDMVIGTHRILTEKVIFKDLGLMIIDEEQRFGVEHKDQLKKLKTNVDILAMSATPIPRTLEMAVTGIREMSTLATPPEDRHPILSYVGPRNDKQIAAAIRRELLREGQVFYVHNRVSSIQRVAAHLAELVPEARIVVAHGQMGEHALEQVVDDFWERRADVLVSTTIIETGLDISNANTIIIDRADKYGLSQLHQLRGRVGRGRDRAYAYFLYDEMKPLSETAADRLETIAVNNDLGSGMQVALKDLELRGAGNLLGAEQAGHIAGVGFDLYLRMIGEAVSTFRGEDVDGPTELRLELPVDARLPEFYIDSERLRLEAYQKLSAAASATAKDDAIDLVVEELRDRYGEPPAEVEGLVAIARLRRRAAQAGLADVVAMGSNLRIAPANLADSMRVRLQRLYPKAKLVAGGDAMVVPLPQDADDANLIAWVRQLLDALWPLPAEKTAETASV, encoded by the coding sequence GTGACAGTTCCCGGGATCGTGCGCGCCCTCGAGCAGGCTGAGTCGTATCGTGAGGCCGCATCCGCGGCATCCGTCGACCTGTCTCTCTCCCTCGTCGACGGGCTCGATGCCCCCGTCATCGCGGGCCTCGTCGAGCGTCGCCGTGCCGCGGGTGACCCGGGCGCCGTTCTGGTGATCGCCCCGACCGGTCGACGGGCCGAGTCGCTGGGGCCGGCCCTGGATGCCGTGCTCCCCGGCGCTCAGGTGCTGCACTTCCCCGCGTGGGAGACGCTGCCGCACGAGCGCCTCAGCCCGAGTCCTGAGACGGTCGGCCGTCGCCTCGACGTGCTGCGCCGCATCGCGGCCTGGAACGGCGAGGCGCCGCTGGTCGTCACGGCATCCGTCCGCAGCGCCCTCCAGCCCCTCGCGCCCGGTCTCGGCGACGTCGCCCCGGTCGAGCTCACGGTCGGGGGCCGCGGTCACGAGCTCGAGGCGGTGACCACGCGGCTCGTCGAACTGGCGTACCACCGGGTCGACATGGTCTCGCGGCGCGGGGAGTTCGCGGTGCGCGGCGGCATCCTGGACGTCTTCCCGCCGGTGGCCGATCACCCCTACCGCGTCGAGTTCTTCGGCGACGAGGTCGACCAGATCCGCGCCTTCTCGGTCGCCGACCAGCGCTCGCTCCCGGGCGAGGTCACCACCGTGACGCTCGTCCCCAGCCGAGAGCTTCTGCTCACCCCCGCGGTGCGGGCGCGCGCCGCCGCGCTCCGCGACGCGTACCCGGGCCTGCGTCAGCTGCTCGAGAAGATGGCCGAGGGCATCCCCGCCGAGGGCATGGAGTCGCTGATCCCGGTGCTGATCGACGACCTCACCACCCTGGTCGACTACCTCCCTGGCGGCAGCGCCGTCGCCCTCGTCGATCCCGAGCGCTCGCTCGCCCGCGCGACCACGCTCGGTGACACCAACCGCGAGTTCCTCGAGGCCGCCTGGTCGGCGGCCACCGCGGGGGCCGACACCCCGGTCGACCTCGACTCCGGCGACTTCGTGACGCTCGACGACCTGCACGAGCGCGCGAGCGGTCGCGGGGGAGTGTGGTGGCAGTTCAGCGCCTTCGATTCGGGAGCGGCGGATGCCGAGGACGAGGGCCTCACGGTCGGCGACGACTCCGCGCACCGGATCAAGGCCGACGCCGTCCCCTCGTTCCAGGGCAATGTCGAGGGGGCCACGGCGCACGTCGGGGAGCTCCTCGCCGACGGCTGGGCGGTGATCGTCACGGCATCCGGTCCGGGAATGGTCGATCGCGCGCGCGACGTGCTCGCGGAGCGCGGGATCGCGGCGAGGCGCGTCGATGACGTCCTCACCCCGCCCGAGCCCGGCGTGGCGCACGTGGTGTGCGCTCCGCTCGAGCGCGGCTTCGAGCTCACCGAGGCGCGGTTCGCCGTCATCACCGAGACCGAGTTCTACGGCCGCTCGGTCAGCGGCGACAACCGGGGTGTCAAGAAGCTGGCGTCGCGGCGGCGGAACGTCGTCGACCCGCTGCAGCTCAAGCCCGGCGACGTGGTGGTGCACGCCACGCACGGCATCGGGAAGTTCCTCGAGCTGACCCAGCGCGAGGTCTCCAGCGGCGGCCGCAACGCGGTGAAGACGACGAAGGAGTACCTCGTCCTCGAGTACGCGCCCGCCAAGCGCGGCTACCCGGGCGACAAGCTGTTCGTGCCCACCGACCAGCTCGACCTGCTGTCGAAGTACGTCGGCGGCGAGGCTCCGACCCTCTCGAAGATGGGCGGCAGCGACTGGGCCGCGGCGAAGGGACGCGCGCGCAAGGCCGTCCGCGACATCGCGGTCGAGCTGGTGAAGCTGTACTCGGCGCGCATGGCGTCCAAGGGCTACGCCTTCGGTCCCGACACGCCCTGGCAGCGGGAGCTCGAGGAGGCCTTCCCGTTCGCCGAGACGCAGGACCAGCTGCAGACGATCGACGAGATCAAGGCCGACATGGAGAAGCCGATCCCGATGGATCGCCTTCTTTCCGGCGACGTCGGCTTCGGCAAGACCGAGGTCGCCGTGCGCGCCGCGTTCAAAGCGATCCAGGACGGCAAGCAGGTCGCGATGCTCGTGCCGACGACCCTGCTCGTCAAGCAGCACCTCGAGACCTTCGCCGAGCGTTTCGCCGGATTCCCTGTCACGGTACGCCCGCTTTCGCGCTTCCAGACCGACAAAGAGGCGAAGGCGACTCTCGCGGGTCTCACCGACGGCACGGTCGACATGGTCATCGGGACCCACCGCATCCTCACCGAGAAGGTGATCTTCAAAGACCTGGGACTCATGATCATCGACGAGGAGCAGCGCTTCGGTGTCGAGCACAAAGACCAGCTGAAGAAGCTCAAGACCAACGTCGACATCCTCGCCATGAGCGCCACGCCCATCCCGCGCACGCTCGAGATGGCCGTCACCGGGATCCGCGAGATGTCGACCCTGGCGACTCCTCCGGAGGATCGGCATCCGATCCTCTCCTACGTCGGGCCGCGCAACGACAAGCAGATCGCGGCGGCCATCCGTCGCGAGCTGCTGCGCGAGGGCCAGGTGTTCTACGTGCACAACCGCGTGTCGTCGATCCAGCGCGTCGCCGCCCACCTCGCCGAGCTCGTCCCCGAGGCGCGGATCGTCGTCGCGCACGGCCAGATGGGCGAACACGCGCTCGAGCAGGTCGTCGACGACTTCTGGGAGCGTCGGGCCGACGTGCTCGTGTCGACCACCATCATCGAGACCGGCCTCGACATCTCGAACGCGAACACGATCATCATCGACCGCGCCGACAAGTACGGCCTCTCGCAGCTGCACCAGCTGCGCGGGCGCGTCGGGCGCGGCCGCGACCGCGCGTACGCCTACTTCCTGTACGACGAGATGAAGCCGCTGTCCGAGACCGCGGCCGACCGCCTCGAGACGATCGCCGTGAACAACGACCTCGGCTCGGGCATGCAGGTCGCGCTCAAAGACCTCGAGCTGCGCGGCGCGGGAAACCTCCTCGGCGCCGAACAGGCCGGCCACATCGCCGGCGTCGGGTTCGATCTCTACCTGCGCATGATCGGCGAGGCCGTGTCGACCTTCCGCGGCGAAGACGTGGACGGTCCGACCGAGCTGCGGCTCGAGCTGCCGGTCGATGCGCGCCTGCCCGAGTTCTATATCGACAGCGAGCGCCTGCGCCTCGAGGCGTACCAGAAGCTGTCGGCCGCGGCATCCGCCACCGCCAAGGACGACGCGATCGACCTCGTGGTCGAAGAACTGCGCGACCGCTACGGCGAGCCTCCCGCCGAGGTCGAGGGTCTCGTCGCGATCGCACGCCTGCGCCGCCGGGCCGCGCAGGCGGGTCTCGCGGATGTCGTGGCGATGGGATCGAACCTGCGCATCGCGCCGGCGAACCTCGCGGACTCGATGCGCGTGCGCCTGCAGCGGCTGTACCCGAAGGCGAAGCTCGTCGCCGGTGGGGATGCCATGGTCGTGCCGCTCCCACAGGACGCCGACGACGCGAACCTCATCGCGTGGGTGCGTCAGCTGCTCGACGCGCTGTGGCCGCTCCCCGCGGAGAAGACCGCCGAGACGGCCTCGGTCTGA
- a CDS encoding SdpI family protein — protein MTVGLVVVSVMMLATAALILWMARRAAAGTLPRNDFAGIRTAATRSSDEAWIAAHRAGAADLRRSVVGAAIAGTVPWVSLALPESAREPVAAAGILAGAAVLVAFSVRAAIVGQRAALAVIDRR, from the coding sequence GTGACCGTCGGACTCGTCGTCGTGAGCGTGATGATGCTCGCGACAGCCGCGCTCATCCTGTGGATGGCTCGGCGAGCCGCGGCGGGCACCCTCCCACGCAACGACTTCGCCGGCATCCGGACTGCGGCCACCCGCTCCTCCGACGAGGCGTGGATCGCCGCGCACCGGGCGGGAGCCGCCGACCTGCGGCGTTCGGTGGTCGGCGCGGCCATCGCCGGTACGGTGCCATGGGTCTCACTCGCCCTGCCCGAGTCGGCGCGCGAGCCCGTCGCGGCCGCCGGCATCCTCGCCGGAGCCGCCGTTCTCGTCGCCTTCTCGGTACGTGCGGCGATCGTGGGCCAGCGCGCGGCGCTCGCGGTGATCGATCGGCGCTGA